A genome region from Arthrobacter sp. SLBN-100 includes the following:
- a CDS encoding carbohydrate ABC transporter permease has protein sequence MSSSLAARRRPGSLTRSNLSGWGFAAPFLVFFLVFLVWPLLYGVYMSFTGKSLTGANDSLIGFANYAEALADAGMWRSLGNTLYFTVISTVPLVLVALVMAALLNVGLPAQWLWRLSYFAPYLLASTVVSLFFTWMYNPQLGLINDSLAKVGIPKVAWLNDPNVAMWAIVIATLWWTVGFNFLLYLAAMQNIPHQHYEAASLDGAGAWRQFFSITLPQLTPTTVMIVLLQILASLKIFDQVYQMTAGGPGGSTRPVVQYIFETGFTGYRLGYSAAISYIFFGLIVLVSVMQFAITRRRSA, from the coding sequence ATGAGTTCTTCACTAGCAGCCCGGCGGCGCCCCGGGAGCCTGACCAGGAGCAACCTCAGCGGTTGGGGGTTCGCCGCGCCCTTCCTGGTTTTCTTCCTCGTTTTCCTTGTGTGGCCCCTTCTTTACGGCGTCTACATGAGCTTTACCGGCAAGTCCCTTACCGGAGCCAATGACAGCTTGATCGGCTTCGCGAATTACGCCGAGGCCTTGGCCGACGCCGGCATGTGGCGCTCGCTCGGCAACACCCTCTACTTCACGGTCATCAGCACTGTCCCGCTGGTACTGGTCGCCCTGGTGATGGCCGCACTGCTCAACGTCGGATTGCCTGCACAATGGCTGTGGCGGCTCTCCTACTTTGCGCCGTACCTGCTTGCGTCCACTGTGGTTTCGCTGTTCTTCACCTGGATGTACAACCCGCAGCTTGGCCTGATCAACGATTCCCTGGCCAAGGTCGGCATCCCCAAGGTCGCCTGGCTCAACGATCCCAACGTGGCCATGTGGGCAATCGTGATTGCCACGCTGTGGTGGACGGTCGGTTTCAACTTCCTGCTGTACCTGGCCGCAATGCAGAACATCCCGCATCAGCACTATGAGGCAGCATCCCTCGACGGCGCCGGAGCCTGGCGGCAGTTCTTCTCCATCACCCTGCCGCAACTGACCCCCACCACCGTGATGATCGTGCTCCTCCAGATCCTGGCCTCGCTCAAGATCTTCGACCAGGTGTACCAGATGACCGCTGGCGGCCCCGGAGGATCAACCCGCCCCGTGGTGCAGTACATCTTTGAAACCGGGTTCACCGGCTACCGGCTGGGCTACTCCGCAGCCATCTCCTACATCTTCTTCGGACTGATCGTGCTCGTCTCGGTCATGCAGTTCGCCATCACCCGCCGCAGGAGTGCATAA
- a CDS encoding extracellular solute-binding protein yields MKQFEFSPGKQFSRRQLLTGTAALGSLLAAGALTGCGGNAAASTVRDIGFWHLLSGGDGIKMQAMINSANQANPQFRVHPTVLAWGPPYYTKLAMASAGGRPPELAIMHASRVPGYAPGGLIDPWDLSLLAEHGVTGADFAPRIWEKSQQNGQVFSIALDSHPFIMFYNTDIASKAGVLGSSGQLQEVTSPQDFMAMAREMQKVTQAHGLSFGYLGSGSQMWRLFYTLYKQHGADITLTPGQRMKVDREAAIESLEFMASLFDDTIAAKSGDISTGIAEFARGDSGMLFSGVWELPTLKKAGLPVDAATIPTLYGTPASYADSHSFVLPRQLNVDEEKRRDVYKFVSDVLKGSLSWAEAGHIPAYQPVVKSQAYKDLTPQVHYADAADVIAYDPESWFSGSGSDWQTYFAENVQNVFLGRDKAAAGWDAFEERTNHLLSRPNPV; encoded by the coding sequence GTGAAGCAGTTTGAATTTTCTCCCGGGAAACAGTTCTCCCGGAGGCAGCTACTGACAGGAACGGCGGCCTTGGGCAGCCTTCTGGCAGCAGGCGCACTGACCGGCTGCGGTGGAAACGCGGCGGCTTCCACCGTCCGGGACATCGGGTTCTGGCATTTGCTGTCCGGTGGCGACGGTATCAAGATGCAGGCGATGATCAACAGCGCCAACCAGGCCAACCCCCAGTTCAGGGTGCATCCCACGGTGCTGGCCTGGGGGCCGCCGTACTACACCAAACTGGCCATGGCCTCGGCAGGCGGACGTCCGCCGGAGCTGGCGATCATGCATGCCAGCCGGGTTCCGGGCTACGCGCCGGGCGGCCTGATCGACCCGTGGGACCTCTCACTGCTGGCAGAGCACGGAGTGACTGGTGCTGACTTCGCTCCCCGAATCTGGGAAAAGAGCCAGCAGAACGGCCAGGTTTTCTCCATCGCCCTGGATTCACACCCGTTCATCATGTTCTACAACACGGACATCGCGAGCAAAGCCGGTGTCCTGGGCAGCAGTGGACAACTGCAGGAAGTGACTTCCCCGCAGGACTTCATGGCCATGGCCAGGGAAATGCAGAAGGTCACCCAAGCCCATGGATTGTCCTTTGGCTACCTTGGCAGTGGATCCCAGATGTGGCGGCTCTTCTACACGCTCTACAAACAGCACGGCGCGGACATCACCCTGACACCGGGCCAGCGGATGAAGGTTGACCGGGAAGCAGCCATCGAGTCGCTGGAATTCATGGCATCACTCTTCGATGACACCATCGCGGCCAAGAGCGGCGACATCAGCACCGGCATTGCGGAATTCGCCCGCGGCGACTCAGGCATGCTCTTTAGCGGCGTCTGGGAACTTCCGACGCTCAAGAAAGCAGGTCTTCCAGTGGACGCCGCAACCATTCCCACGCTCTACGGCACACCGGCTTCCTACGCAGACTCACATTCCTTCGTCCTCCCACGGCAACTGAACGTAGACGAAGAGAAGCGCCGCGACGTCTACAAGTTTGTCAGCGACGTCCTGAAGGGATCGCTCTCCTGGGCGGAAGCAGGCCACATTCCTGCGTACCAGCCCGTGGTCAAGTCGCAGGCGTACAAGGACCTCACGCCGCAGGTGCATTATGCGGATGCAGCGGATGTCATTGCCTACGATCCCGAATCCTGGTTCAGCGGCTCGGGCTCTGACTGGCAGACCTACTTTGCGGAGAACGTACAGAACGTCTTCCTGGGCCGCGACAAGGCAGCCGCAGGATGGGACGCCTTCGAAGAGCGCACCAACCACCTTCTTTCCCGTCCCAACCCTGTCTAA
- a CDS encoding LacI family DNA-binding transcriptional regulator — MRPTVKDVARRAGVSPKTVSNVMNGIIPVSGATRSKVEQAILELDYVPNLSARGLRNGRSGVIALALPDLGTPYSAEIAHNIVEVAHEQGWIVQIEETGSDPQREHELMVRARSNLIDGLILNPVVLDESAVQVGVALPPVVLLGEVTQKLADRVFVDSFGAARDMTLALAQSGRRRIAVLGTTQGRGSAAAIQRTQGYEEALAILGVDRDESLLIPCEKWTPQTAADALTDYLDSHPVPEALFCFTDSMAIGALSVLSKRGLRIPEDVSVAGFDDIADGRYAVPSLTTVSFDKRAIATEALRLLTERMADRGQEQRVVSIAYRIVERDSSRG; from the coding sequence TTGCGCCCAACGGTCAAAGATGTCGCCCGCCGCGCCGGCGTTTCGCCCAAGACTGTCTCGAACGTGATGAACGGAATCATTCCGGTGAGTGGTGCCACCAGGTCCAAGGTGGAGCAGGCCATTCTCGAACTGGATTACGTCCCCAACCTCTCCGCCCGCGGACTGCGTAATGGGAGATCCGGTGTGATTGCGCTGGCCTTGCCTGACCTTGGCACGCCGTACTCGGCAGAAATTGCCCACAATATCGTCGAAGTGGCGCACGAGCAGGGCTGGATCGTGCAGATCGAGGAGACCGGCTCCGATCCCCAGCGCGAGCACGAACTCATGGTGCGCGCCCGCTCCAACCTGATCGACGGACTGATCCTTAACCCTGTCGTGCTGGATGAGAGCGCCGTCCAGGTGGGCGTTGCCCTTCCACCCGTGGTCCTGCTCGGTGAGGTGACGCAAAAGCTCGCAGACCGCGTGTTCGTGGACAGCTTCGGGGCCGCGCGGGACATGACCTTGGCCCTGGCACAGTCCGGGCGCCGCCGGATCGCCGTCTTGGGAACCACCCAGGGCAGGGGATCGGCCGCGGCAATTCAGAGAACGCAAGGCTATGAAGAGGCGTTGGCGATCCTCGGCGTTGACCGGGACGAGTCGCTGCTGATTCCCTGCGAAAAATGGACCCCGCAGACTGCTGCCGACGCGCTCACTGACTATCTGGACTCACACCCGGTTCCCGAGGCCTTGTTCTGCTTCACGGATTCCATGGCAATCGGCGCCCTGAGCGTGCTGTCGAAGAGGGGGCTGCGGATTCCGGAGGACGTTAGCGTGGCGGGCTTCGATGACATTGCCGACGGCCGCTATGCCGTTCCCTCCCTGACCACCGTCTCCTTCGACAAACGTGCCATTGCCACCGAAGCCTTGCGTCTCCTGACGGAGCGGATGGCGGACCGGGGCCAGGAACAGCGCGTGGTTTCCATCGCTTACAGGATTGTGGAGCGGGACAGCAGCCGCGGCTGA
- a CDS encoding MBL fold metallo-hydrolase, whose protein sequence is MEVVTIETPQLGDRTYLVHDGAVGVVIDPQRDTDRLEKAIAGAGVRITHVAETHIHNDYVTGGLQLASDHNAAYLISAADDVPYTRQPISDGDTVQVGRMTLKAVATPGHTHHHLSYIVTDGERQAVFSGGSLLYGSVGRTDLVSREDTVPLTHHQYASVRRLTEEAGQDAGLYPTHGFGSFCSSGPASGAKSSTIGEQLKENHALTDPDEDHFVRELIHNLTAYPSYYAHMAPINLAGPTAPDLELPDSLDQDELASRLQRGEWVVDLRNRIAFASSHLSGSVSFEYGDGTKFTAFLGWVLPWDEQLTLVGEHQDVENAIRDLSRIGIDNPDAAIGSGPAELAPRAATSSYESVGWQEVLRKPKDDCILDVRRTDEFEKSHIREAANIPVHELLRRMDEVPAGRLWVHCGSGYRSAVAASLLQRAGRDVVHIDGEFREAKKAGLTLE, encoded by the coding sequence ATGGAAGTCGTCACGATCGAAACGCCCCAGCTTGGCGACCGCACCTATCTGGTCCACGACGGCGCGGTGGGCGTGGTCATCGATCCCCAGCGGGACACCGACCGGTTGGAAAAGGCCATTGCAGGTGCGGGGGTGAGAATCACCCATGTGGCCGAGACCCACATCCACAACGACTATGTGACGGGCGGGCTGCAGCTCGCGAGCGACCACAACGCCGCCTACCTGATCAGTGCCGCGGACGATGTGCCCTACACCCGCCAACCGATCTCCGACGGAGACACGGTGCAGGTGGGAAGGATGACCCTCAAAGCGGTGGCCACGCCGGGACATACCCACCACCACCTCTCCTACATCGTCACGGACGGCGAGCGCCAGGCGGTGTTCTCGGGAGGGAGCCTGCTCTACGGCTCCGTGGGCCGCACCGACCTGGTCAGCAGGGAAGACACCGTGCCGCTCACCCACCACCAGTACGCCTCGGTACGGCGCCTGACGGAGGAGGCGGGCCAGGACGCCGGGCTCTACCCGACCCATGGCTTCGGTTCCTTCTGTTCCTCAGGCCCGGCCAGCGGGGCGAAATCCTCCACCATCGGCGAGCAGCTGAAGGAAAACCATGCCCTGACGGACCCCGACGAGGACCATTTTGTCCGCGAGCTCATCCACAACCTCACGGCTTATCCCTCGTATTACGCCCATATGGCCCCGATCAACCTGGCAGGCCCCACGGCGCCGGACCTGGAACTGCCCGACTCCCTGGACCAGGACGAGCTGGCATCCCGGCTGCAGCGGGGAGAGTGGGTGGTGGACCTCAGGAACCGCATTGCCTTTGCCAGCAGCCACCTGAGCGGCAGCGTCAGCTTCGAATACGGCGACGGCACCAAGTTCACCGCATTCCTGGGCTGGGTCCTGCCCTGGGATGAACAGCTGACCCTCGTGGGTGAACACCAGGATGTGGAGAACGCCATCCGGGACCTGTCCCGCATCGGCATCGACAACCCGGACGCGGCCATCGGCAGCGGACCGGCGGAACTCGCGCCCCGGGCAGCGACTTCCTCCTACGAGAGCGTTGGCTGGCAGGAAGTGCTGCGGAAGCCCAAGGACGATTGCATCCTCGACGTCCGCCGCACCGACGAGTTCGAAAAGTCCCATATCCGGGAGGCAGCGAACATCCCGGTCCATGAGCTGCTGCGCCGCATGGACGAGGTGCCCGCCGGGCGGCTGTGGGTGCACTGCGGTTCCGGGTACCGCTCGGCGGTGGCGGCGAGCCTGCTGCAGCGCGCAGGCCGCGACGTGGTGCACATCGATGGCGAGTTCCGCGAAGCGAAGAAGGCCGGCCTCACCCTGGAGTGA
- a CDS encoding SRPBCC family protein: MEHVEETLDVAVPVRTAYNQWTQFESFPQFMSGVESVTQLTDTTNHWVTNVGGVHREFDTEIVDQEPDDRIAWRSTDGKSHAGIIRFTPLDANHTKVKVHFEWAPETVTEKAGAALKIDEMQVKADMRKFKDFVESRGTETGGWRGEVKDSGPTGQF; this comes from the coding sequence ATGGAACACGTTGAAGAGACCCTCGATGTCGCCGTCCCGGTGCGGACCGCGTACAACCAGTGGACCCAGTTCGAATCTTTTCCGCAGTTCATGTCCGGTGTGGAATCGGTCACCCAGCTGACAGACACCACCAACCACTGGGTGACCAACGTGGGTGGAGTCCACCGCGAATTCGACACTGAAATCGTTGACCAGGAGCCTGACGACCGGATCGCCTGGCGCAGCACCGACGGCAAGTCCCATGCCGGCATCATCAGGTTTACGCCACTGGATGCCAACCACACCAAGGTCAAGGTCCACTTCGAGTGGGCGCCGGAAACCGTCACCGAAAAGGCCGGCGCGGCACTGAAGATCGACGAGATGCAGGTAAAGGCCGACATGCGGAAGTTCAAGGACTTCGTCGAATCACGCGGTACCGAAACCGGCGGCTGGCGTGGCGAAGTGAAGGACAGCGGCCCCACCGGCCAGTTCTAG
- a CDS encoding GNAT family N-acetyltransferase, with protein sequence MISIDRDDPASGDVHQLLGEHLADMYATSPAESVHALHHSALAAPSITFWTVREHGDLLGCGALKLLECPAGTPKQGEIKSMRTRASARGRGVATLMLRHILDDARARNLERIYLETGTEDYFAPARRLYARNGFVECPPFAHYVLDPNSVFMELTL encoded by the coding sequence ATGATTTCCATTGACCGGGACGACCCTGCAAGCGGCGACGTCCACCAGCTCCTCGGCGAACACTTGGCGGACATGTACGCCACCTCGCCGGCCGAAAGCGTCCACGCGCTGCACCACTCCGCCCTGGCCGCGCCGTCCATCACGTTCTGGACGGTCCGCGAGCACGGCGATTTGCTGGGGTGCGGCGCACTTAAGCTCCTGGAGTGCCCGGCCGGCACGCCCAAGCAGGGGGAGATCAAGTCCATGCGCACCAGGGCGAGCGCACGGGGACGGGGGGTGGCCACCCTGATGCTCCGCCATATCCTCGACGACGCCCGGGCCCGGAACCTCGAGCGCATCTATCTTGAAACAGGCACCGAGGACTACTTCGCTCCGGCCAGGCGTCTCTATGCCCGGAACGGCTTCGTGGAGTGCCCGCCTTTCGCCCACTATGTCCTGGACCCCAACAGCGTCTTCATGGAGCTCACCCTCTAA